The following proteins come from a genomic window of Sorghum bicolor cultivar BTx623 chromosome 3, Sorghum_bicolor_NCBIv3, whole genome shotgun sequence:
- the LOC8082453 gene encoding 17.2 kDa class II heat shock protein: MASTPATDDVVVVDPSYKWKWLEESDTYLLSLNDLPADLKLEDLLVRVNGKRRLTISDRRKPTPGGKTLRLNKKTFQLPKTANPDAITGCFNGGVLTLTVPAKGQKQPAPAVTVAAKVEEEPEPKARAGAGEGADRYGRRRIHARCLVLAQALLQQELIIINQRQARQANHIFAGHQAFYCSFV, from the exons ATGGCGAGCACGCCGGCGACCGACGACGTCGTGGTCGTGGACCCCTCCTATAAGTGGAAGTGGCTCGAGGAAAGCGACACTTACCTCCTGAGCCTCAACGACCTCCCTGCAG ACTTGAAGCTGGAGGACTTGCTGGTGCGCGTGAACGGCAAGCGCCGGCTCACCATCAGCGACCGGCGCAAGCCCACGCCCGGCGGCAAGACGCTGCGGCTCAACAAGAAGACGTTCCAGCTGCCCAAGACGGCGAACCCCGACGCCATAACCGGCTGCTTCAACGGCGGCGTGCTCACGCTCACCGTGCCGGCCAAGGGGCAGAAACAGCCGGCACCGGCAGTCACCGTTGCCGCGaaggtggaggaggagccggagccCAAGGCCAGAGCCGGAGCGGGAGAAGGAGCTGATCGATACGGCCGTCGCCGCATTCACGCTCGGTGTCTTGTTCTCGCACAGGCTCTTCTCCAGCAGGAACTAATAATAATTAATCAACGACAGGCACGTCAGGCAAATCATATTTTCGCAGGGCATCAAGCCTTCTACTGTAGCTTCGTGTAG
- the LOC8082454 gene encoding uncharacterized protein LOC8082454: MASIQAPAAADNVDPIYEWLDDGASYLLRLDLPGFKKEDFRVHVDGEGRLTVIGHRKPTPGGGDGKALRLHKTFQLPNTANLDTITGRFDSNVLTLTVPKLPAVAGAAAPAPQAMEEARVAGDKAADQEDKQAQETGERVAKAAEERTTSLTARSKEAEDVKKAKPTAAAAPPQPSEKSRGDHQDDDKARADHREKVSREATRRIEAARARVAEAKAKAERERQCEHWKERAMEEGMKLADAVSKKKEVIATAVAAFTLGVFVSSRLFSRN; this comes from the exons ATGGCGAGCATACAAGCCCCGGCGGCGGCCGATAACGTGGACCCCATCTACGAGTGGCTCGACGACGGTGCCAGctacctcctccgcctcgacctCCCAG GGTTCAAGAAGGAGGACTTTCGGGTGCACGTGGACGGCGAGGGCCGGCTCACCGTCATCGGCCACCGCAAGCCCAcgcccggcggcggcgacggcaagGCGCTGCGGCTCCACAAGACGTTCCAGCTGCCCAATACGGCCAACCTTGACACCATCACCGGCCGCTTCGACAGCAACGTGCTCACGCTCACCGTGCCCAAGCTGCCCGCCGTCGCCGGTGCTGCCGCCCCCGCACCGCAGGCCATGGAGGAGGCGCGAGTCGCCGGCGATAAGGCCGCTGATCAGGAGGACAAGCAGGCGCAGGAAACGGGTGAGCGGGTGGCCAAGGCGGCGGAGGAGAGGACGACGAGCTTGACGGCCAGAAGCAAAGAGGCCGAAGACGTGAAGAAGGCCAagcccacggcggcggcggcgccgccgcagccgagCGAGAAGTCGAGGGGAGATCATCAGGATGATGACAAGGCGAGGGCTGACCACAGGGAGAAGGTCTCCCGCGAGGCCACGCGCAGGATCGAGGCAGCGCGGGCGAGGGTGGCTGAGGCCAAGGCCAAGGCGGAGCGGGAGAGGCAGTGCGAGCACTGGAAGGAGCGCGCCATGGAGGAGGGGATGAAGTTGGCGGATGCGGTCAGCAAGAAGAAGGAGGTGATCGCCACGGCCGTCGCCGCCTTCACGCTTGGCGTCTTCGTCTCCAGTAGGCTCTTCTCCAGGAATTAA
- the LOC8082455 gene encoding outer plastidial membrane protein porin — MAPGLYTDIGKKTRDLLYKDYNTHQKFSLTTCSPHGVAITAAGTRKNESIFGELHTQIKNKKLTVDIKANSESDLLTTITVDELGTPGLKSILSLVVPDQRSGKFELQYLHEYAGVNASIGLNPNPMVNISGVFGSKALSVGVDVSFDTATSNFTKYNAALSLTSPDLIASLHLNNHGDTLVGSYYHLVKHHSGTAVGAELSHSISRNESTLIFGSQHSLDPHTTVKARFNNYGMASALVQHEWRPKSFITISGEVDTKAIEKSTKVGLSLVLKH; from the exons ATGGCACCCGGCCTCTACACCGACATCGGCAAGAAGACCAGAG ATCTGCTGTACAAGGACTACAACACGCACCAGAAGTTCTCCCTCACCACCTGCTCGCCCCATGGCGTC GCAATCACAGCCGCAGGAACAAGGAAAAATGAGTCCATCTTTGGCGAGCTTCACACACAGATTAAGAACAAGAAATTGACGGTTGATATCAAAGCGAACTCAGAATCAGAT CTGTTGACAACAATCACTGTTGATGAGCTTGGCACTCCAGGGCTCAAATCAATTCTCAGTTTGGTTGTTCCGGACCAGAGGTCAGGGAAG TTTGAACTCCAATACCTACATGAATACGCTGGTGTGAATGCAAGCATCGGGCTTAATCCCAACCCTATGGTTAACATTTCTGGTGTCTTTGGAAGCAAAGCACTCTCAGTTGGCGTTGATGTTTCATTTGATACGGCAACTAGTAATTTCACCAAGTACAATGCTGCTCTGAGCCTCACCAGTCCAGATCTTATTGCTTCCCTTCATTT GAATAACCATGGTGATACCCTGGTTGGGTCCTACTACCACTTGGTAAAGCATCATTCAGGCACTGCTGTTGGAGCTGAGCTGTCTCACAGCATCTCAAGAAATGAGAGCACACTAATCTTTGGGTCTCAGCACTCACTGGATCCCCACACGACTGTCAAGGCACGTTTCAACAACTATGGCATGGCCAGTGCCCTTGTCCAGCATGAATGGCGTCCcaagtcattcatcaccatctcTGGTGAGGTCGACACCAAGGCCATTGAAAAGAGTACGAAAGTTGGCCTGTCCTTGGTGCTCAAACACTGA
- the LOC8082456 gene encoding hypersensitive-induced response protein 1, whose protein sequence is MGAGSSSSIHSADLPKLLCCACVEQSTVAMEETCGRYDTVLQPGCHFMPWCVGRRVAGYLSLRVQQLDVRCETKSKDNVFVTVVASVQYRAIADKAYDAFYRLSNAREQIQSYVFDVIRASVPNMNLDQVFEQKNEVARAVEEELAKAMTMYGYEIVQTLIIDIEPDEVVKRAMNDINAAARLRVAAAERAEADKIQQVKRAEGEAESKYLAGVGVARQRQAIVEGLRRFVPDEKSVMDMVLATQYFDTIRDIGATSRAATVFIPHGPAAVHDMAAQVRDGVLQAAAYAPGAGTK, encoded by the exons ATGGGCGCGGGGTCATCGTCCTCCATCCACTCGGCTGACCTGCCGAAGCTGCTGTGCTGCGCGTGCGTGGAGCAGTCGACGGTGGCCATGGAGGAGACGTGCGGGCGGTACGACACGGTGCTGCAGCCGGGTTGCCACTTCATGCCCTGGTGCGTCGGCCGGAGGGTCGCCGGCTACCTTTCCCTCCGTGTGCAGCAGCTGGACGTCCGCTGCGAAACCAAGAGCAAGGACAACGTCTTCGTCACCGTCGTGGCATCCGTGCAGTACCGCGCCATCGCCGACAAGGCCTACGACGCCTTCTACCGCCTCAGCAACGCCCGGGAGCAGATTCAGTCCTACGTCTTCGACG TGATCCGTGCGAGCGTGCCCAACATGAACCTGGACCAGGTGTTCGAGCAGAAGAACGAGGTGGCGCGGGCCGTGGAGGAGGAGCTAGCGAAGGCCATGACCATGTACGGCTACGAGATCGTGCAGACACTCATCATCGACATCGAGCCCGACGAGGTGGTGAAGCGCGCCATGAACGACATCAACGCCGCGGCGCGGCTgcgcgtggcggcggcggagcgcGCGGAGGCCGACAAGATACAGCAGGTGAAGCGCGCCGAGGGGGAGGCCGAGTCCAAGTACCTGGCCGGCGTGGGCGTCGCGCGCCAGCGGCAGGCCATCGTCGAGGGCCTGCGCCGGTTCGTGCCCGACGAGAAGTCCGTCATGGACATGGTCCTCGCCACGCAGTACTTCGACACCATCAGGGACATCGGCGCCACGTCGCGCGCTGCCACCGTGTTCATCCCGCATGGTCCCGCCGCGGTGCACGATATGGCGGCGCAGGTCCGCGACGGCGTGCTCCAGGCCGCGGCGTACGCCCCCGGCGCCGGAACCAAGTGA